A genomic window from Clostridium aceticum includes:
- a CDS encoding M3 family oligoendopeptidase: MLTFKDYQYKRPDMEKLQKEFESLLNEFDSASSFSIQDCIMKEINVLRSQFETMEALVHIRHTIDTTNEYYEKENDFIDEVKPIYEGLINKYYQSLTTSKYKNQLEDKWGQQLFRIAEIQLKTFSDEVIQDLQQENKLTSQYTKLRASAKIMFEGEERNLSQMIPFMESKDRAVRKLAQEAVSDFFVEKEEEFDEIYDGLVKVRTNIAKKLGYENFVALGYARLTRSDYDAKMVANYRKQVLADLVPVATKLKERQAKRLQLDTLKYYDESLEFLTGNAFPKGDPDWIIQQGKRMYRELSPQTDEFFTYMLEKELLDLVAKKGKAGGGYCTYLSKYKSPFIFSNFNGTSGDVDVLTHEAGHAFQVYSSRNYEVPEYIWPTLEACEIHSMSMEFFAWPWMDLFFKEDVTKYKFSHLSGALLFIPYGVLVDEFQHWVYENPEATPAARKATWREIEKKYLPHRDYEENDFLHRGGFWFRQGHIFGNPFYYIDYTLAQVCAFQFWVKAQENKEKVWEDYLNLCKAGGSKSFLELVELASLRNPFEDDCIKSIIPAITKWLDSIEDINL; the protein is encoded by the coding sequence ATGCTAACCTTTAAGGATTATCAATACAAAAGACCAGATATGGAGAAATTGCAGAAGGAATTTGAAAGTCTATTGAATGAATTTGATAGTGCCAGTTCATTTTCCATTCAAGACTGTATTATGAAGGAAATTAACGTATTAAGAAGTCAATTTGAAACGATGGAAGCATTAGTACATATAAGGCATACTATTGATACTACAAATGAATATTATGAGAAGGAAAATGATTTTATTGACGAAGTAAAACCCATCTATGAAGGTTTAATTAATAAATATTATCAATCATTAACTACTTCTAAATATAAAAACCAACTTGAAGATAAGTGGGGCCAACAGCTTTTTAGAATAGCAGAAATTCAGCTAAAAACTTTTTCAGATGAAGTTATTCAAGATCTTCAGCAGGAAAATAAACTTACAAGCCAATATACAAAATTAAGGGCTTCAGCAAAAATTATGTTTGAAGGAGAAGAAAGAAACCTGTCTCAAATGATCCCTTTTATGGAGTCAAAGGATAGAGCTGTAAGGAAATTAGCTCAGGAGGCAGTTAGTGACTTTTTTGTGGAGAAGGAAGAGGAATTTGATGAAATTTATGATGGATTAGTAAAGGTCCGTACTAATATTGCTAAAAAATTGGGTTATGAAAACTTTGTAGCTTTGGGCTATGCAAGACTTACAAGATCTGATTACGATGCAAAAATGGTGGCCAATTATAGAAAACAGGTATTAGCGGACCTTGTGCCAGTGGCGACAAAGCTAAAGGAAAGACAGGCGAAGAGACTTCAGCTGGATACTTTAAAGTATTATGACGAGTCGCTGGAGTTTTTAACAGGGAATGCCTTTCCAAAGGGAGATCCTGATTGGATTATTCAGCAGGGGAAGAGGATGTATCGGGAACTATCACCTCAAACCGACGAGTTTTTTACCTATATGCTGGAGAAAGAATTATTAGATTTAGTAGCAAAGAAGGGAAAAGCAGGTGGAGGTTACTGTACTTACCTAAGTAAATATAAGTCACCTTTTATATTTTCCAACTTTAACGGAACATCAGGGGATGTAGACGTACTAACTCATGAGGCGGGTCATGCTTTTCAGGTATATAGCAGTAGAAATTATGAGGTTCCAGAATATATATGGCCTACATTGGAAGCTTGTGAAATCCACTCTATGAGCATGGAATTTTTTGCATGGCCTTGGATGGATTTATTCTTTAAAGAAGATGTGACAAAATATAAGTTTAGTCATTTAAGTGGTGCCTTGCTGTTTATCCCCTATGGTGTTTTAGTAGATGAATTCCAACATTGGGTATACGAAAATCCAGAAGCAACCCCTGCTGCAAGAAAAGCAACGTGGAGGGAAATTGAAAAAAAATATTTGCCGCATCGAGACTATGAAGAAAATGATTTTCTACATAGAGGTGGATTCTGGTTTAGACAAGGTCATATCTTTGGAAATCCTTTTTACTATATCGATTATACCTTAGCACAAGTCTGTGCTTTTCAGTTTTGGGTAAAAGCCCAAGAAAATAAAGAAAAAGTCTGGGAAGACTATTTAAACCTTTGTAAGGCGGGAGGCAGTAAATCTTTTTTAGAGTTGGTAGAACTTGCTAGCCTGAGAAATCCTTTTGAAGATGATTGCATAAAGTCTATCATCCCTGCTATTACAAAATGGTTAGATTCTATAGAAGACATAAATTTGTAG
- a CDS encoding uroporphyrinogen decarboxylase family protein, which produces MENTVVLSQERTQLFKDLYRGKIPKKVPIGVKFYPEFCMQYANMDLIEVQWNTEKLEEAFDKVCKDFVSDVAPISANRFISFYELLGAKTFVMGSGGFIQHPELHGLEPEEYDEFIQAPYDCIVERVLPRLYTKLDADPNTKALTLAKGMKAFYDEFANFGAIKAKMIQKYGYAVLPPASTTFCEAPYDFIADIIRGFKGISNDVRRYPQKVLEACEAVTPLMIKKGTPPVPSMDGETVIPLHMAPYMRQKDFEKFYWPTFKRTVEALAAKGQGVYLFVEHDWMRYLDYLYELPENTRMRFEYGDPKLVKEKLGKKHIISGFYPLSLLKSGTKEECIDKAKELLDILAPGGKYYFDLDKVAITVDSVNVENLKAVLEYVDEKGKY; this is translated from the coding sequence ATGGAGAATACAGTAGTTTTATCTCAAGAGAGAACTCAGTTGTTTAAAGATCTTTATAGAGGAAAAATACCTAAAAAAGTTCCAATAGGGGTAAAATTTTATCCTGAATTTTGTATGCAATATGCAAATATGGATTTAATAGAGGTCCAATGGAATACTGAGAAGCTTGAAGAAGCTTTTGATAAAGTATGTAAAGACTTTGTTTCAGATGTAGCACCCATCTCTGCAAATCGATTTATTTCTTTTTATGAATTATTGGGGGCTAAAACCTTCGTGATGGGTTCTGGTGGTTTTATACAGCATCCAGAACTTCATGGTTTGGAACCAGAAGAGTACGATGAATTTATTCAGGCACCTTATGATTGTATTGTAGAGAGAGTGCTGCCAAGATTATATACCAAGCTTGATGCAGATCCAAATACCAAGGCACTGACTTTGGCAAAGGGCATGAAGGCTTTCTATGATGAATTTGCAAATTTTGGGGCCATAAAGGCAAAAATGATTCAAAAATATGGTTATGCAGTTTTGCCACCAGCTTCCACAACCTTCTGTGAAGCCCCCTATGACTTTATTGCTGATATCATTAGAGGGTTTAAAGGGATTTCTAACGATGTAAGAAGATACCCTCAAAAGGTTCTAGAAGCTTGTGAGGCGGTAACACCTTTGATGATTAAAAAAGGTACACCACCGGTTCCTTCGATGGATGGAGAAACAGTAATACCATTACATATGGCACCTTACATGAGACAAAAAGATTTTGAGAAGTTTTATTGGCCTACATTTAAAAGAACAGTAGAAGCACTTGCAGCCAAAGGACAGGGAGTTTACCTATTTGTTGAGCATGATTGGATGAGATATTTAGATTATTTGTATGAACTACCTGAAAATACAAGAATGAGGTTTGAATATGGTGATCCAAAGCTAGTAAAAGAAAAGTTAGGAAAAAAACATATCATCAGTGGTTTTTATCCTCTTTCTTTACTTAAGAGTGGAACAAAAGAAGAATGTATAGATAAAGCAAAAGAGCTTTTAGATATCTTAGCACCTGGAGGAAAGTATTATTTTGATTTAGATAAAGTTGCTATTACTGTAGACAGTGTTAACGTTGAAAACTTAAAGGCTGTACTAGAATATGTTGATGAAAAAGGAAAGTATTAA
- a CDS encoding helix-turn-helix domain-containing protein, with protein MSRVGDRIREERTKKGVSPKQLGKKCGVTESFILDIESGRKIVNEKLLSQISKALGSNLEESMVLEASTEDKKEKDVIGNKPQKLMPSTPVKRKEVEPLAQWEEALSNIIKKVPIYDMQMTAIKDYKSFPIIDKKVEGFHPDKLIYIELSDDLLTQYRMKKGDRCLIYLNQEFINGAFQLIEYDDKRYLRKLKKTEGNKVQLIEGTGDGKALVKNIKDIKILGRLIRVEIDFK; from the coding sequence ATGAGCCGAGTAGGAGACAGAATTAGAGAAGAGAGAACGAAAAAAGGGGTTAGTCCCAAGCAACTAGGAAAAAAATGTGGCGTAACAGAGTCCTTCATTTTAGACATTGAAAGTGGTAGAAAGATTGTCAATGAAAAGCTTCTATCACAAATCTCCAAAGCATTGGGCTCTAATTTAGAGGAAAGTATGGTTTTGGAAGCATCTACTGAGGACAAAAAGGAAAAGGACGTTATTGGAAACAAGCCTCAAAAGCTAATGCCCTCAACGCCTGTAAAAAGAAAAGAAGTAGAGCCTTTAGCCCAATGGGAAGAAGCATTATCCAATATTATTAAAAAAGTACCTATTTATGATATGCAAATGACAGCAATAAAAGATTATAAAAGCTTTCCCATTATTGATAAAAAGGTAGAAGGTTTTCACCCGGACAAATTGATTTATATAGAGCTATCGGATGACCTTCTCACGCAATATAGAATGAAAAAAGGAGACCGCTGCCTGATTTATTTAAATCAAGAATTTATCAATGGTGCTTTTCAACTCATCGAATATGATGATAAAAGATATTTAAGAAAGTTAAAGAAGACAGAAGGCAATAAGGTGCAACTAATTGAAGGAACTGGAGATGGCAAAGCACTTGTAAAAAACATCAAAGACATTAAAATATTAGGTAGACTAATTCGAGTAGAAATTGACTTTAAATAG
- a CDS encoding pyridoxal-phosphate dependent enzyme, with amino-acid sequence MNKNTIINMVGKTPLVRAENLEKELGISKIYLKLEGNNPSGQRIDRLAYLLIKDAIAINKRTLCVGTYGALSKSLALISQYYDIQCVFVFPANRKVAKHEAFNKENIKVIEYGKTQFDAINYSKKLCEENRWYNASLGMENNILNMTSLSFIAEELHQQVKGEIDSVFSLMSYGFSVSALNLGFRQLWINDSIKKLPKLYSCTINEGNVIYESFKKGSSKIISLPTEKIKITKYNRHLLNFNSSIAQDALDSIYDANGKITGISEEELIKYTNEFKGIEKIKFSTENGYAIAGFIKEARKGNLQEGNHVILLDDGRVDLDVRRVQKIDTDMSIDEIVGLMNEWLMEYTDPIYEIKEALQSAFDKGFVLMAYYNNKLAGVAVIVHTGFENFIPTYHLGYIATKRNIKGRGIATRLLSKAIEVSNGNISLHVEQNNNRAIKLYEKMGFRKSYLRMIHESRNEL; translated from the coding sequence ATGAATAAAAATACAATTATCAACATGGTGGGGAAAACACCTTTGGTAAGGGCAGAAAACCTTGAAAAGGAACTAGGTATTTCAAAAATTTATCTAAAGCTTGAAGGAAATAATCCTTCGGGGCAAAGGATAGATCGACTAGCTTACCTATTAATCAAAGATGCTATAGCAATCAACAAAAGAACACTATGTGTAGGGACTTATGGTGCATTGTCTAAGTCATTGGCACTAATATCCCAGTACTATGATATTCAATGTGTTTTTGTTTTTCCTGCCAACAGGAAGGTAGCAAAACATGAAGCCTTTAATAAAGAAAATATTAAAGTAATTGAATATGGAAAAACGCAATTTGATGCCATTAACTATAGTAAAAAATTGTGTGAGGAAAATAGGTGGTATAATGCCAGCCTAGGTATGGAGAATAATATTTTGAATATGACTTCCTTATCCTTTATAGCAGAGGAGTTACATCAGCAGGTGAAGGGGGAAATAGACAGTGTCTTTTCTCTAATGAGCTACGGTTTTTCAGTATCTGCTCTTAACTTAGGTTTTAGACAACTATGGATTAATGATAGCATTAAAAAGCTTCCTAAGCTATATAGCTGTACAATTAATGAGGGCAATGTAATTTATGAATCCTTTAAAAAAGGTAGTAGTAAAATTATTTCTCTGCCTACTGAAAAAATCAAAATTACTAAATATAACAGGCATTTATTGAATTTTAACAGTTCGATAGCCCAAGACGCACTTGATTCAATTTATGACGCTAATGGTAAAATTACAGGAATCAGTGAAGAAGAGCTAATAAAATATACAAATGAATTTAAAGGGATTGAAAAAATTAAGTTTAGTACAGAAAATGGTTATGCCATAGCAGGATTTATAAAAGAAGCAAGAAAAGGAAATCTGCAAGAGGGAAATCATGTAATTCTACTGGACGATGGTCGTGTAGACCTAGATGTCAGGAGAGTTCAAAAAATAGATACTGATATGTCTATTGATGAAATCGTTGGCCTTATGAATGAGTGGCTAATGGAGTATACAGACCCTATTTATGAGATAAAAGAGGCACTACAATCAGCCTTTGATAAAGGCTTTGTGTTAATGGCATATTATAATAATAAGCTAGCTGGGGTTGCTGTTATTGTTCATACAGGGTTCGAAAATTTTATCCCTACCTATCACTTAGGCTATATTGCTACTAAAAGAAACATTAAGGGCAGGGGCATTGCTACACGGCTTCTCAGTAAAGCAATAGAGGTATCAAATGGCAACATATCTTTACATGTGGAACAAAACAATAATAGAGCGATTAAATTATATGAAAAAATGGGTTTTAGAAAGTCTTATCTTAGAATGATTCATGAATCTAGAAATGAGCTGTAA
- a CDS encoding chemotaxis protein: protein MKQEILLESGINELEIVIFKVGDSLLGINVAKVECIIASQPTTKIPNAHKNVKGIINYRNRVIPVIDLIKSLKKECEKTSNERLFILIHINNSDFAIEVSSVVGIRRLSWEDIEIPSSILVGENETPITGIVKAEEDKLVLILDFEKILADIDASLALKESKAIDGLEGKKLVVAEDSSFLIKIVYESFTKAGATVEKFTNGRDALEYLEQVPQNEIYCVITDIEMPIMDGLTLTKNIKSNPKLKDIPVVLFSSIISNDLKHKGLSVGADAQITKPEINQLVDVVKDIGNLA, encoded by the coding sequence TTGAAACAAGAGATACTTTTAGAGAGCGGTATTAACGAATTAGAAATTGTTATTTTTAAAGTAGGAGACAGTTTGTTGGGAATTAACGTTGCCAAGGTAGAATGTATCATCGCATCTCAGCCTACTACAAAAATCCCAAATGCTCATAAAAATGTAAAGGGAATCATTAATTATAGAAATAGAGTCATACCGGTAATAGATTTGATTAAGTCTTTGAAAAAGGAATGTGAAAAAACCTCAAATGAAAGGCTTTTTATCTTAATACATATTAATAATAGCGACTTTGCTATTGAGGTGAGTTCAGTAGTAGGTATTAGAAGACTTTCGTGGGAAGATATTGAAATTCCTTCATCGATCCTTGTAGGAGAAAATGAAACACCTATCACAGGAATTGTTAAAGCTGAAGAAGATAAGCTTGTACTAATACTGGACTTCGAGAAGATATTAGCAGATATAGACGCATCTTTGGCATTAAAAGAGTCAAAGGCTATAGATGGTTTAGAAGGAAAAAAACTAGTGGTGGCAGAAGACTCTAGCTTTTTAATAAAAATAGTATATGAGTCTTTTACTAAAGCAGGAGCAACTGTAGAGAAATTCACTAATGGTAGGGATGCATTGGAATACTTAGAGCAAGTTCCTCAAAATGAAATATATTGTGTGATCACTGATATTGAGATGCCAATCATGGATGGTCTGACCTTGACTAAAAACATAAAGAGCAATCCAAAATTAAAGGACATACCAGTAGTATTATTTTCTTCTATTATCAGCAATGATTTAAAGCATAAGGGCTTAAGTGTTGGGGCTGATGCACAAATTACCAAACCTGAAATCAATCAGTTGGTAGATGTGGTAAAGGATATTGGCAACTTAGCTTAA
- a CDS encoding methyl-accepting chemotaxis protein, with protein MIKKLTVKTNSLFSKIFLTSILCVIVPMLVSLIYASTSSTQSLEEEAINTLSALTSERRGQIEIALQGEVKLIESMGNEPFTVDIYQEFLEIKQLDATKSDRVSSIIETRRKASGGLYENIFYTWYENAEISVLMDSLGGDSVGRVLDTSQNSWRYHFLQNPKAGLGGHHLSPVTGRPVFLVAAPVFSKNSQELLGTVEKALDLEAMTENIIKGNTNHNVKTLLINSSGLVVSSEDQSQVLNLDLSQEEGDIQEFYQELVVNHSGIGFFTMEGVRNIASYEKSDYLNMHVISFMPTTQYISKINQLRVGLSIVAIISIILSALLIMLLTSRITKPIKRAVTHIQTIATGDFSQDIPEKYMQAKDETGVLMTSMDMMRKSIRGMIKTVVEESENLEDFVTRTNMQLLELNSQVEDVSATTEEMSAGMEETAASAEEMNASSNELEKAVESIAEKAQEGAVTSSEISKRAENLKENAIISQQKADDLRRSVDTGLRTAIEQSKAVDTINLLAESILQITAQTNLLALNAAIEAARAGEAGKGFAVVADEIRKLAEDSKKTVNEIQEVTKTVITLVKDLTQNSEKALDFIEVTVLNDYRTMVNTGELYSKDASSIEDLVTDFSGTAQELNASIQNMGRIINEISIANNESAAGSENIAERASIISQKTSEVTVVADKLKESSQRLKSVVDTFKI; from the coding sequence ATGATAAAAAAATTAACCGTAAAAACAAACAGTTTGTTTAGTAAGATTTTTTTGACATCAATTCTATGTGTTATTGTACCTATGCTGGTTAGTTTGATCTACGCTAGCACTTCTTCTACCCAGTCTCTAGAGGAAGAAGCAATCAATACCCTCTCTGCTTTAACCTCAGAAAGGAGAGGTCAAATTGAAATTGCTTTACAGGGTGAGGTAAAATTAATTGAATCTATGGGAAATGAACCCTTTACCGTAGATATATACCAAGAATTTCTAGAAATAAAGCAATTGGATGCTACAAAATCAGATAGAGTTTCTAGTATTATCGAAACAAGACGAAAAGCTTCAGGGGGACTATATGAAAATATCTTCTATACCTGGTATGAAAACGCTGAAATTTCAGTACTAATGGACTCGCTAGGTGGAGACTCTGTGGGCAGAGTATTGGACACTTCCCAAAACAGTTGGCGGTATCATTTTCTGCAAAATCCAAAGGCAGGTCTAGGAGGTCATCATCTTTCTCCTGTAACAGGTAGACCAGTTTTTTTAGTAGCTGCTCCTGTGTTTAGCAAAAACTCTCAAGAACTTTTAGGAACTGTGGAGAAAGCCTTGGACTTAGAAGCAATGACTGAAAACATCATTAAAGGAAACACTAATCACAATGTAAAAACACTCTTAATAAATTCATCAGGACTTGTTGTTTCATCTGAAGATCAATCACAGGTCCTTAACCTTGACCTTAGTCAAGAAGAAGGAGACATTCAAGAGTTTTATCAGGAATTAGTGGTAAATCACTCCGGTATTGGTTTCTTTACGATGGAGGGCGTTAGAAATATAGCCTCCTATGAGAAAAGTGATTATTTAAATATGCATGTTATAAGTTTTATGCCTACAACACAATATATTTCAAAAATTAACCAACTTAGAGTAGGTTTAAGTATAGTGGCAATCATCAGTATTATTTTATCTGCATTACTAATTATGTTACTTACATCTAGAATCACAAAACCTATTAAAAGAGCTGTGACACACATACAGACTATAGCAACTGGGGACTTCTCACAGGATATACCAGAAAAATATATGCAAGCCAAAGATGAAACAGGTGTTTTAATGACTTCGATGGATATGATGCGAAAATCTATTAGAGGCATGATTAAGACAGTAGTAGAAGAGTCTGAAAATCTAGAAGACTTCGTTACTAGAACCAATATGCAATTATTAGAATTAAATTCTCAGGTAGAAGACGTATCAGCAACTACAGAAGAAATGTCTGCTGGGATGGAGGAAACTGCAGCATCAGCAGAAGAAATGAACGCTTCTTCAAATGAACTTGAAAAAGCAGTAGAATCTATTGCTGAGAAAGCACAAGAAGGTGCTGTAACATCCAGCGAAATAAGTAAAAGGGCAGAAAATCTTAAGGAAAACGCTATTATTTCTCAACAGAAGGCAGACGATCTACGTAGAAGTGTAGATACTGGTTTAAGAACAGCTATAGAACAGTCAAAAGCAGTAGACACCATCAATTTGCTGGCAGAGTCCATCTTACAAATTACTGCACAGACTAATCTTCTTGCCTTAAACGCCGCCATTGAAGCGGCTAGAGCAGGCGAAGCTGGTAAAGGTTTTGCTGTAGTTGCTGATGAAATCAGAAAGTTAGCAGAAGATTCTAAGAAGACGGTTAATGAGATTCAAGAAGTCACAAAAACTGTAATCACTTTGGTGAAGGACCTAACCCAAAACTCCGAGAAGGCATTGGATTTTATTGAAGTAACAGTGCTAAATGATTATAGGACAATGGTTAACACTGGAGAACTTTATTCTAAAGATGCTAGCTCCATCGAAGATTTAGTTACGGATTTTAGTGGCACTGCACAAGAACTAAATGCTTCTATACAAAACATGGGCCGAATCATTAATGAGATATCGATTGCGAATAATGAATCAGCGGCAGGTTCTGAAAACATAGCAGAAAGAGCATCTATCATTTCTCAAAAGACCAGTGAGGTTACAGTCGTTGCAGATAAGTTAAAAGAAAGCTCTCAACGATTAAAAAGTGTCGTAGACACCTTTAAGATATAA
- a CDS encoding cobalamin B12-binding domain-containing protein, whose product MAMDLKVLTEAVGELDEDKVLEMLEDFVATNPTEEEAQKVVNACQQGMAVVGDLFDKGEYFVGDLIFAGELLSSAIEALKPVIGSGSTEKVGTIVLGTVEGDLHDIGKNIFRSMAEAAGFEVYDIGIDQSVSAFIDKIKEVKPQILGMSGVLTLAIDAMKNVVDGLQQEGLKNDLKIIIGGNPVTKEACEHVGADAFTTNAAEGVKICQGWMC is encoded by the coding sequence ATGGCAATGGACTTAAAAGTATTAACTGAAGCAGTGGGAGAACTTGATGAAGACAAAGTGTTAGAAATGTTAGAGGATTTTGTGGCAACCAATCCAACAGAAGAAGAGGCACAAAAGGTTGTAAATGCATGCCAACAAGGGATGGCAGTTGTAGGAGATTTATTTGATAAGGGTGAGTATTTTGTAGGAGACTTAATATTTGCTGGTGAATTGCTTTCAAGTGCTATTGAAGCATTAAAACCAGTGATAGGCTCTGGAAGTACAGAAAAAGTAGGTACGATTGTACTTGGTACAGTAGAAGGGGATTTACATGACATTGGTAAGAACATATTTAGAAGCATGGCAGAGGCTGCTGGCTTTGAAGTTTATGATATAGGAATAGATCAATCGGTGAGTGCGTTTATTGACAAAATTAAAGAAGTTAAACCTCAAATTCTTGGTATGAGTGGTGTTCTTACTTTAGCTATCGACGCCATGAAAAACGTAGTTGATGGATTACAGCAGGAAGGATTAAAAAATGATTTAAAAATAATCATCGGCGGTAACCCTGTAACAAAAGAGGCTTGTGAACATGTTGGAGCAGACGCCTTTACTACTAATGCAGCAGAAGGTGTAAAAATTTGTCAAGGATGGATGTGCTAA
- a CDS encoding GNAT family N-acetyltransferase, giving the protein MIRQATEEDLKWILEIYNDAIINTTAVYEYKAYSLEDRKVWYNKKMEKGYPVLVFEEEGKILGFATFGPFRERPAYKYTIEHSVYVDRSGRNKGIGTALMQEIIKTADERGFATLVAGIDGANEQSIKIHEKLGFKYSGTIERAGYKFGKWLNLVFYQLDLKGPKIPVEE; this is encoded by the coding sequence ATGATAAGACAGGCAACTGAAGAGGATTTAAAATGGATTTTAGAAATATATAATGATGCCATCATAAATACTACGGCAGTTTATGAATACAAAGCCTACTCTTTAGAGGATAGAAAAGTTTGGTACAATAAGAAGATGGAGAAGGGATATCCTGTGCTAGTGTTTGAAGAGGAAGGGAAAATTCTAGGGTTTGCTACCTTTGGGCCATTTAGAGAAAGACCAGCTTATAAGTATACCATTGAACATTCTGTATATGTTGATAGAAGCGGTAGAAACAAAGGCATCGGAACAGCTTTAATGCAGGAAATTATTAAAACTGCTGATGAAAGAGGGTTTGCTACTTTAGTAGCAGGTATCGATGGTGCTAACGAGCAAAGTATAAAAATACATGAAAAACTAGGATTTAAATATTCCGGTACTATAGAACGAGCGGGATATAAATTTGGTAAATGGCTTAATTTGGTTTTTTATCAACTAGATCTTAAAGGACCAAAGATACCAGTAGAGGAATGA
- the trmB gene encoding tRNA (guanosine(46)-N7)-methyltransferase TrmB: MRRRKKPGSKEKLLSYEDYLCKEPEKYKGRWKDYFHEEKLIHVELGTGRGQFITTLAEMNPHICYIGIEIKEEVLLRAVEKAVDKGLKNICFLWCDINKIHDIFDKNELSRIYINFCDPWPKKRWVQRRLTHRNFLEKYKYILGENGDVHFKTDNEKLFEFSLNELSYENFRLNNITFDLHHSETNDGITTEYEDKFSALGMKIYRCEGVKRN; the protein is encoded by the coding sequence ATGAGAAGAAGAAAAAAACCTGGATCGAAGGAAAAATTATTAAGTTATGAAGATTATCTATGCAAAGAACCAGAAAAATATAAAGGTCGTTGGAAGGATTACTTTCATGAAGAAAAACTCATTCATGTAGAGCTAGGAACGGGACGAGGTCAATTTATCACCACCCTGGCAGAAATGAATCCTCATATTTGCTACATAGGTATTGAAATAAAAGAAGAAGTTCTGTTAAGAGCTGTGGAAAAAGCAGTGGATAAGGGACTAAAAAATATCTGCTTTCTTTGGTGCGATATCAATAAAATTCATGATATATTCGATAAAAATGAACTAAGTAGAATTTATATTAATTTTTGCGACCCCTGGCCTAAAAAACGTTGGGTACAACGACGCCTTACCCATAGAAACTTTTTAGAGAAATATAAATATATTTTAGGAGAAAATGGAGATGTGCATTTCAAAACAGATAACGAGAAACTTTTTGAGTTCTCCTTAAATGAGCTTTCTTATGAAAATTTTCGTTTAAATAACATCACCTTTGACTTGCACCATAGTGAAACAAATGATGGTATTACTACAGAGTATGAAGATAAATTTTCTGCCCTAGGAATGAAAATCTATCGCTGTGAGGGAGTAAAAAGAAATTGA